The following are encoded together in the Culex pipiens pallens isolate TS chromosome 1, TS_CPP_V2, whole genome shotgun sequence genome:
- the LOC120426954 gene encoding poly(A) polymerase type 3-like, with the protein MVGLMKAKNYNFGGEFVNHTHSLFGERNLTNIDALCVTPRNIERQDYFGSFFELLKKLPEVTGSRAVEEALVPVVKMNFDGIKIDLLFARLALKELPHNFDQRDDMLLKNLDPKLVRSLNGCRATDEILRLMPNIDNFRLAINIWHGIYSNSLGYFGGVSWAMLMARTCQLPNVVAATQVHKFFMVFSRWKWPQSVFLKWPDTVNLGFQVWDPLVNVQDRFHLMSIITPAYPQQNSTFHVNPKCFEQQEQNQKDDGGEGADNTLVTLVPVAVHIKVLETTRNGMKIEARQFQRKQLNQYFDPNLLKRERLDDFGSMINRTESAIN; encoded by the exons ATGGTGGGGCTGATGAAAGCGAAGAATTACAACTTTGGCGGAGAGTTTGTGAACCATACGCACTCACTATTCGGTGAA CGGAACCTAACGAATATAGACGCGCTGTGCGTGACGCCGCGCAACATCGAACGGCAGGACTACTTTGGGTCGTTCTTCGAGCTGCTGAAGAAACTGCCCGAGGTAACGGGGAGCCGCGCCGTCGAGGAGGCGCTTGTGCCGGTCGTCAAGATGAACTTTGACGGCATCAAGATTGATTTGCTGTTTGCGCGGTTGGCGCTGAAGGAGCTTCCGCACAACTTTGACCAGCGCGACGATATGCTGCTGAAAAATCTGGACCCCAAGTTAGTGCGCAGTCTGAACGGGTGCCGCGCCACGGACGAGATCCTCCGGCTGATGCCCAACATTGACAACTTTCGGCTGGCGATTAATATTTGG CATGGAATCTACTCCAACTCTTTGGGTTACTTTGGGGGTGTGTCGTGGGCTATGCTTATGGCCAGGACGTGTCAGCTCCCGAATGTCGTCGCGGCCACGCAGGTGCACAAGTTCTTTATGGTGTTTTCGCGCTGGAAGTGGCCCCAGTCGGTTTTCCTGAAGTGGCCGGACACCGTGAATCTGGGCTTTCAAGTGTGGGATCCGCTGGTGAACGTGCAGGACCGGTTCCACCTGATGTCGATCATCACGCCGGCATATCCGCAGCAAAACTCGACCTTCCACGTCAACCCGAAGTGCTTCGAGCAGCAGGAGCAAAACCAAAAGGACGACGGCGGCGAGGGCGCAGACAACACTCTGGTCACTCTGGTTCCTGTGGCT GTGCACATCAAGGTCCTCGAGACGACACGCAACGGCATGAAGATAGAGGCGCGGCAATTCCAGCGGAAGCAGCTTAACCAGTACTTCGACCCGAACCTGCTCAAGCGGGAGC